The region CCTCCAGGCTACGGGGATCGCGACGCAGGCAATCGGCGCAGCAACGACGGCGACAGGCGAAAGTACCCACATCCAGGGCGTGAAGACCCAGAAGGCAGGCGAGGATACCCACAAGAGGGGCGTCAAGCAGGAAGACGAGGGCAAGGAGGCCGAGGACCAGGGGATCGAGCAGTCAGAGAAAGGCATCAAGAAGCAGAAGGAAGCCGATGATTCCCACAAGGCCCTCACGGCCGAGAGCGCCCAGCTTCAAGACCAGGCGAAGCAGAAGTCCATGGAAGCCAAGGATCACGCGAAAAAGGCCGGCGAGTTCACCAAGGCGGAGAATATCAACAAGGAGAAGGAGAGCGGCGCCCAGGAGAACATCCAGGAGCTCAAGAAAGCCAGGAAGGAAGGCCCCGGAGGCGGCGGTGAAGGCGAGAAGGGTGAAAAAGGCAAGGCCGAGGGCGCCGAGGACCTCCTCCAGGGAGCCGATGACGGCACCAAGGACAAGCTCAAGAAAGAAGACATGATGGACAAGAAGAAGCTTGAAGAGCTGATGAAGAAGAACAAGCTTGATCCCAAGAAGGTCCAGGAGATAAGCAAAAGCAAGGAGTCAAAGAAGTCAAAGGACAAGGAGCGCAAGGCGGACTCATCAAAGGCTGATAAGGATCGCGGCGCCGAAGACAGCGGTGCTGCTCACGGCGGGCACCAGGAAAGCACAGCCCCGTCTGCATCTGGAACCGCCGCACCAAGGGCTGAGGCCCCGTCGCAGGTGGCAGCCGTGAAGCCTGCCGCTTCGGTGCCTCAGGCAGGAACCCCTTCCCAGGGCGCCGTGCCTCAGGGAGGTGCGCAGCCCCAGGCCGGAGCGATACAGGCCGGCGCTCAGCCTGCAGGCTCAATCCAGGGAGGCGGCCAGACGGGCCTGGCTGCCGGAGCGCCTGCCGGGGAGAAGCAGGGCGGCCTCCTTGCCGGGGCACCGCTCGGGATGAAGATGCCGGGCGTGAAAGGCCCCATGCCGCCGCCCAAGAAGAAAGACAAGGATGACGAAGATGACAAGAACGCCATGAACAGGGGCATGGGAGGAGACAGCAAGGCTCTCGACGCCGACGGCTCGGGCGCCGATGCCGACGACGGGCAGGCCCAGAGCTTCACCGGGAAGGTCTCCACCGAGGAGACGGAAGACGGCACGATCATCAACCTCAACGATCTCAAGAGTGGCGGCACCGTGGGAAGCAAGGGCTCATCGGCAAGAGGCGGGGGCGGCAGCGCTGAAGGCGAATCGCTGCTGGACGGGGACCTTGACGAGAACGAGGCCTCGCTGAGAAACCGCGACGGTGACAAGGACCAGGGAAAGCAGCTTAACAAGGCCGGCGCCGCCGGGGCGATGACGAACGCCATCGGCGGTGTGTTCAAGTCCTCCACCTGATGAGGGAATGCCAGGGCTCTTGTTTTCTGCATGAGAGGCTTCGGGAGCCTCTCTCAAGTGATTGCCCCGTGGCTCCTGAGCACCTCCTCTATTTCGGGGCGCCCATAGTGGATGGCTATGAAAAGAGGGGTGAAGCCCTTGTAGCTTTTCTGGTCGAACCGGGCACCCCTGGAGAGAAGAAGCACGGCTGTCTCCGGTGGCCCCATCCTGGCTGCGATGTGAAGGGGCGTGAACCCGTTGAGGTCCTTCACCTCGATGTCCGCACAATTTGAGAGAAGAAGCTCGATGAGCGCATTGTTTCCCATAGATGCGGCGACATGGAGAGGCGCCATCCCGTATATGGTCTCCCTGGCATCGACATCGGCACCGTGCGAGACAAGGATGGCTGCGATCTCATTTCTTCCAAGGGCAGCGCATGCATGGAGAGGCGTGGCCTCGTATTCGCCGTCTCTCAGGGAGAGATCGGCCCCCCTGTCAAGAAGGGCCGGCACCATGGCCTTGTGGCCTTCCGCAACGGCCAGGTGAAGGGGAGTCCTCCCCTTTTCGTCCCTGCAGTTGAACTCAGGGCCTGACCTGAGAAGTCCCTCCAGGAGGTCGACATTACCTTTCATCACGGCGTCAAAAAGCTCCCTGCACATGCCTTGAATATTAGGGACCGCTCCCTGTTTTTCCTGGCTTTGCAGAGGAGATTGGTAATGAAAGGAAGAAAATTGTTGAGAGGCTTCATCTGGAGGTTCCCATGGATGGCTATTCTCAGGAAAACCCCGAATTTGTCCCCGGCCTTGATGACTACTGCCAGGAGAACGATGAGCCCGACCTTGATGAGGAGCCCCATGGCGCCGGCAATGTCGTAGGCAGGCTCTTCGGCGGTGAAGATGAGGGGGGGGACTCGCAAGGTTCCGCACGGGAGCCCTTCTATGAAGAAGGGGAGATCCCCCGGGTCACAAAGGCCCCCGAGATTAACGAGCTCTTTGCGATGGGCATGCTTGTGCTCCAGGGGACACTCGATCCCGCCCTGTTCAATGAGAAGCTCACCGGTGAAAAAGAACGGTTCTCCGCGGTTTATTCACGCTTTCTCGACCTTTACCGCAATGCCGACCTCCCGGAAGAGCTCCGCGGAGAAGCTCATGCCGCCCATGAAAGCTTCGTGAGGTATGCCCTTGCCCTCGGGGAGCTGGAGAGCTCGCTGGCCACAGGGGATCTTTCCCTTATGGAATCGGGCCTCATCAATATCGTGAATGCAGTGAACGAGCTCTCCATCAGCTACGAATCATTCATCGAAAAGCAGCCTCCCCCTGAAGCCAAAACCTGTGCTGAATGCGCTTCCTCAAGCCCCCTGGGGACACTGCAATGCTCAGGATGCGGTGCCCTCTTTCTCCTCACCGACGAGGAGCTCCCCATGGAATACCTCTCGCTCTGGTGGAAGAGCCAGCACCTCCTTCTCTCCCCCGGCGCCTCGACAACTCCCAGAAGCGCCACCGTCATTTATTTTGAACACGAGCGCATGGCCCGCGGTGACATCTCAAGCGAAAAGTATGTCGAGGAGATTGACTGGCTCATTGCCCAGTTCGAGCTCACAAGGAAAGAGATCGAAAAAGAGCTCCACCTCGTTCCTCTCACGGAGCTGCAGGCAAAACAGCGCCTGCTGGAGGGGATCAATTCAGGTGAGAAGGCCCTCGAGAAGCTCCGCGACAGGATTGCCTGGGACCCGCACTCAGGCCTCTCGAAGGAATGGAATTACCTGCTGCGCTCGCTGCATCTTATCATTGACTCACAGGCTGCCCGGGAGGGGACTCCCCTCTGAAGGCCCTCAGCTTCTCCATTGTTCTCCCCAGGCGCTCCACGGTGAAGAAACGTGCAAGCAGCTCAGTCCTGAGGGCCTCCACCTCTTCGCAGACAAGCTCCGACAGGCTGAATTCCACGTTGAGATATTCATAGCGCTCCCTGAAGGAAGAGATGTCCACACCCTCCCTCCTCAGCATCTCGGTCATCTCGGTGCCCTCAAAAGGCTGGACGGTAAAGGGATGAACTATATCGATGGCGGGGTCAAGGCAGTATTCAAAGGTCATCATCATCTCCTGCCTCGTCTCGGTGGGAAACCCCAGCATGACAAAAAGGTTGGTAAGTATACCCTGAGCAGAGGTGAAGCGGACAATGTGCCTCAATTTCTCAAGATCTATGTTTTTCCTGATCATCCTCTGAAGCCGGGGCGATGCCGTCTCCAGCGCGTAGGTGACCCTGAAGAGCCCCGCCTTCTTCATCGCCAGGATGAGCTCCTCATCGCAGAGATCTGCTCTCAGGCCGTTGGGGAAGGAGAACAGGAGTCTCAGGCCTCGCTCCGCGATGAGGCCGCAGATGGCCATAACCCTCTCCCTGTCAAAATTGAATATGTCGTCCCTGATGTCAAACTGGCGTATTCCAAAGGCGCGGTAGAGATATTCTATTTCGTCCACCACATGGCGGGGGCTCCTGGCGCGGAATTTCTTTCCGAAGATGTCATGGCAGAAAATACAATGGTAAGGGCAGCCCCTTGAGGTGAAGATTGAGACAAGCTTGCGCCTGGCGTTGAAATATACCGGCACCTGGGGGTAATAGCTCAACTGAAAGTAGCTCTCATGATCCAGCAGGTTCCAGGCAGGCAGGGGAAGAGAGTCAAGGTCGGCGATATGCTCACCCCGGGGGTTCACCCGGACCGTTCCCTCAGGGTCACGGTAAATAAGCTGCGCTATGCGCTCAAATCCCCCGCCTTCCCTCAGGCTTATGAGCAAATCTATCAGGGGCCCCTCGCCTTCGCCGTATATGGCATAGTCAAGAGGTGCCTCATCCATGATGGCGCCTTTCACCGCCGTCACATGGGGGCCGCCTCCCACCAGAAGAGCATCCGGTGCAAGATATCTCATCATCTTGATCATCTCTGCCATGAAGGGCCCGTCGCGGCTCACCGATCTGAAGCCTATGAAGTCGGGCCTGAACTCTCTCACTACAGGCGGCATGCTGCTGAAGTCATTATCAAAGAGCCTCAGGTCAAGGATTTTCACCCGGGCTTCCGGATCGTGCCCCTGGATCACCGAGGCAAGCTGCACAAGTCCCAGGGGCTGCACCACGTCGGAAGGCATGGTCATGTCATAGCCGGGAATATAGTATTTATGGAGCTTCTGTGCCTCCACAAGGAGAAATCTCTTCTTTTCCCGACCTGCTGCTTTTCTCATCGCCT is a window of Candidatus Eremiobacterota bacterium DNA encoding:
- a CDS encoding radical SAM protein translates to MRKAAGREKKRFLLVEAQKLHKYYIPGYDMTMPSDVVQPLGLVQLASVIQGHDPEARVKILDLRLFDNDFSSMPPVVREFRPDFIGFRSVSRDGPFMAEMIKMMRYLAPDALLVGGGPHVTAVKGAIMDEAPLDYAIYGEGEGPLIDLLISLREGGGFERIAQLIYRDPEGTVRVNPRGEHIADLDSLPLPAWNLLDHESYFQLSYYPQVPVYFNARRKLVSIFTSRGCPYHCIFCHDIFGKKFRARSPRHVVDEIEYLYRAFGIRQFDIRDDIFNFDRERVMAICGLIAERGLRLLFSFPNGLRADLCDEELILAMKKAGLFRVTYALETASPRLQRMIRKNIDLEKLRHIVRFTSAQGILTNLFVMLGFPTETRQEMMMTFEYCLDPAIDIVHPFTVQPFEGTEMTEMLRREGVDISSFRERYEYLNVEFSLSELVCEEVEALRTELLARFFTVERLGRTMEKLRAFRGESPPGQPVSQ
- a CDS encoding ankyrin repeat domain-containing protein produces the protein MMKGNVDLLEGLLRSGPEFNCRDEKGRTPLHLAVAEGHKAMVPALLDRGADLSLRDGEYEATPLHACAALGRNEIAAILVSHGADVDARETIYGMAPLHVAASMGNNALIELLLSNCADIEVKDLNGFTPLHIAARMGPPETAVLLLSRGARFDQKSYKGFTPLFIAIHYGRPEIEEVLRSHGAIT